In Triticum aestivum cultivar Chinese Spring chromosome 5B, IWGSC CS RefSeq v2.1, whole genome shotgun sequence, the following proteins share a genomic window:
- the LOC123110601 gene encoding probable polyamine transporter At3g19553, translated as MTGGGGEDVPAPRRRPLTVLPLVALIFYDVSGGPFGIEDSVRAGGGALLPLLGFLILPVLWSLPEALITAELASAFPTNAGYVAWVSAAFGPTVAFLVGFSKWASGTLDNALYPVLFLDYLRSSGLALAPPIRSLAVLGLTTALTYLNFRGLHLVGLSALFLTAFSLSPFVALTVLAIPKIRPSRWLAVNPKAIDPRGYFNSMFWNLNYWDKASTLAGEVDEPRKTFPKAVFGAVALVVGAYLIPLLAGTGALPSETAAEWTDGFFSEVGQRIGGPWLRVWIQAAAAMSNMGLFEAEMSSDSFQLLGMAEMGMIPAIFARRSRHGTPTYSILCSATGVVVLSFMSFQEIIELLNFLYGLGMLAVFAAFVKLRFKDPDLPRPYRIPLGSVGAAVMCVPPVLLIGTVMCLASATTIVVNIIVLAVGVAMYFGVERLKRSGLVEFLTPVPSDSFHGSSSDDDVEDVRAVLLPAAVPPAQEEEVASKAE; from the exons ATGACCGGCGGAGGCGGAGAGGACGTCCCCGCGCCGAGGCGGCGCCCCCTGACGGTGCTCCCCCTCGTCGCGCTCATCTTCTACGACGTCTCGGGCGGGCCGTTCGGCATCGAGGACTCTGTCCGCGCTGGCGGCGGCGCGCTGCTCCCGCTCCTCGGCTTCCTCATCCTCCCGGTCCTTTGGTCGCTCCCTGAGGCCCTCATCACCGCCGAGCTCGCCTCCGCCTTCCCCACCAACGCTGGCTACGTCGCCTGGGTCTCCGCCGCGTTCGGCCCCACGGTCGCCTTCCTCGTCGGCTTCTCCAAGTGGGCCTCCGGCACCCTCGACAACGCGCTCTACCCGGTGCTCTTCCTCGACTACCTCCGCTCCAGCGGGCTCGCCCTCGCGCCACCGATCCGCTCTCTCGCCGTGCTCGGCCTCACCACCGCGCTCACCTACCTCAATTTCCGCGGCCTCCACCTCGTCGGCCTGTCCGCGCTTTTCCTCACCGCCTTCTCCCTGTCCCCGTTCGTCGCGCTCACCGTGCTAGCCATCCCCAAGATCCGCCCTTCCCGCTGGCTCGCCGTCAACCCCAAGGCCATCGACCCGCGCGGGTACTTCAACTCCATGTTCTGGAACCTCAACTACTGGGACAAGGCGAGCACGCTCGCCGGCGAGGTTGATGAGCCGAGGAAGACGTTCCCCAAGGCGGTGTTCGGCGCCGTGGCGCTCGTCGTCGGCGCGTACCTCATCCCGCTCCTGGCCGGCACCGGCGCGCTGCCATCGGAGACCGCGGCCGAGTGGACGGACGGGTTCTTCTCCGAGGTCGGGCAGAGGATCGGCGGGCCCTGGCTGCGCGTGTGGATCCAGGCCGCGGCGGCCATGTCAAACATGGGGCTCTTCGAAGCCGAGATGAGCAGCGACTCCTTCCAGCTCCTCGGCATGGCCGAGATGGGCATGATCCCCGCCATCTTCGCCCGGAG ATCGCGACACGGAACGCCCACGTACAGCATCCTCTGCTCGGCGACGGGGGTGGTGGTCCTCTCCTTCATGAGCTTCCAGGAGATCATCGAGCTCCTCAACTTCCTCTACGGGCTCGGCATGCTCGCCGTGTTCGCGGCGTTCGTCAAGCTGCGTTTCAAGGACCCGGACCTGCCCCGGCCGTACCGGATCCCGCTCGGCTCCGTGGGGGCAGCCGTCATGTGCGTCCCGCCCGTGTTGCTCATCGGCACCGTCATGTGCCTCGCGTCGGCCACGACCATCGTCGTCAACATCATCGTGCTCGCCGTCGGGGTCGCCATGTACTTCGGCGTCGAACGTCTCAAGCGCAGCGGCTTGGTCGAGTTCTTGACGCCCGTGCCGTCCGACAGCTTCCACGGATCGTCGTCCGACGACGACGTCGAGGATGTTCgcgccgtcctcctccccgccgccgtgcCCCCCGCCCAGGAGGAGGAAGTGGCCAGCAAGGCTGAGTAG